A portion of the Mustela erminea isolate mMusErm1 chromosome 19, mMusErm1.Pri, whole genome shotgun sequence genome contains these proteins:
- the SBSN gene encoding suprabasin isoform X2 yields MHLASLVSSCSLLLLLGALPGWAANDDPIEKVIEGINRGLSNAEREVGKALEGINNGITHAGREVEKVFNGLSHMGSQAGKELDKGVQGLNNGLDKVAHGINNGVGQAGKEAEKFAHGVNHAAGQVGKEADKVIQGVHHGVNQAGSEAGRFGQGVHNAAGQAGNGAEKFGQGVHHGVNQAGNEAEKFGHGIHHGVNQAGNEAEKFGHGIHHGVNQAGNEAEKFGHGIHHGVNQAGKEAEKFGQGVHHGVNQAGKEAEKFGHGIHHGVNQAGKEAEKFGQGVHHGVNQAGNEAEKFGQGVHHGVNQAGNEAEKFGQGVHHGVSQAGKEAEKFGHGIHHGVNQAGKEAEKFGQGVHHGVNQAGNEAGRFGQGVHHAAGQAGKEAEKFGQGIHHGVSQAGKEAEKFGQGIHHAGGQVGKEGEKIIQGVHHGVNQAGKEVEKFGQGIHHAAGQTGKEGDKIVQGVHHAVNQAGKEAEKFGHDVNYAAGQAGAEGDKIVQGIHPGVNQAGKEVEHFGQGVHHAVEQAGKEADKVVQGVHDGVNQAGKEAEKFGQGVNHAAGQAGKEAEKLGQGVHHAAGQAGKEVERLQQNVHNGVNQAGKEANQLLNGAHPGVSTGQHGGGATTTATSGASVNKPFINFPALWKSVANIIP; encoded by the exons ATGCACCTTGCCAGTTTGGTCAGCTCCTGCTCCCTCCTACTGCTATTGGGGGCCCTTCCTGGATGGGCAGCCAATGATGACCCCATTGAGAAGGTCATTGAAGGAATCAACCGAGGGCTGAGcaatgcagagagagaggtgggcaaGGCCCTGGAAGGCATCAATAATGGAATCACTCACGCTGGAAGGGAAGTGGAGAAAGTTTTTAATGGACTTAGCCACATGGGGAGCCAGGCCGGCAAGGAACTGGACAAAGGCGTCCAGGGGCTCAACAACGGCTTGGACAAGGTAGCCCATGGGATCAACAATGGCGTCGGACAAGCaggaaaggaggcagagaagttTGCCCATGGGGTCAACCACGCTGCTGGACAGGTTGGGAAGGAGGCAGACAAAGTGATCCAGGGGGTCCATCATGGGGTGAACCAGGCGGGAAGTGAAGCAGGGAGGTTTGGCCAAGGGGTCCACAATGCTGCTGGGCAGGCTGGGAATGGGGCAGAGAAGTTTGGTCAGGGGGTACATCATGGGGTTAACCAGGCTGGGAACGAGGCAGAGAAGTTTGGCCATGGGATCCATCATGGGGTGAACCAGGCTGGGAATGAGGCAGAGAAGTTTGGCCATGGGATCCACCATGGGGTTAACCAGGCTGGGAACGAGGCAGAGAAGTTTGGCCATGGGATCCATCATGGGGTGAACCAggctgggaaggaagcagagaagttTGGTCAGGGGGTCCATCATGGGGTGAACCAggctgggaaggaagcagagaagttTGGCCATGGGATCCATCATGGAGTGAAccaggctgggaaggaggcagagaagtttGGTCAGGGTGTCCATCATGGGGTGAACCAGGCTGGGAACGAGGCAGAGAAGTTTGGTCAGGGTGTCCATCATGGGGTGAACCAG GCTGGGAATGAGGCAGAGAAGTTTGGTCAGGGGGTCCATCATGGGGTGAGccaggctgggaaggaggcagagaagtttGGCCATGGGATCCATCATGGGGTGAAccaggctgggaaggaggcagagaagtttGGTCAGGGGGTCCATCATGGGGTGAACCAGGCGGGAAATGAGGCAGGGAGGTTTGGCCAAGGGGTCCACCATGCTGCTGGGcaggctgggaaggaggcagagaaatttGGTCAGGGGATCCATCATGGGGTTAGccaggctgggaaggaggcagagaagtttGGTCAGGGGATCCACCATGCTGGTGGGCAGgttgggaaagagggagaaaaaataatccaagggGTCCATCATGGGGTTAACCAAGCTGGGAAAGAGGTGGAGAAATTTGGCCAGGGGATCCACCATGCTGCTGGGCAgactgggaaggagggagacaaaatAGTCCAAGGAGTCCACCATGCGGTTAAccaggctgggaaggaggcagagaagtttGGCCATGATGTTAATTACGCTgcagggcaggctggggcagagggagacaaaataGTCCAGGGGATCCATCCTGGGGTCAACCAGGCTGGGAAGGAGGTGGAGCACTTTGGCCAGGGAGTTCACCATGCCGTTGAACAGGCTGGAAAGGAGGCAGACAAGGTGGTCCAAGGGGTCCACGATGGGGTCAACCAGGccgggaaggaggcagagaagtttGGCCAAGGGGTCAACCACGCTGCTGGCCAGGCTGGAAAGGAAGCGGAGAAACTTGGCCAAGGTGTCCACCATGCTGCTGGCCAGGCCGGGAAGGAGGTGGAAAGGTTGCAGCAGAATGTTCATAATGGGGTCAACCAAGCCGGCAAGGAGGCCAACCAGCTGCTGAAT
- the SBSN gene encoding suprabasin isoform X5 — protein sequence MHLASLVSSCSLLLLLGALPGWAANDDPIEKVIEGINRGLSNAEREVGKALEGINNGITHAGREVEKVFNGLSHMGSQAGKELDKGVQGLNNGLDKVAHGINNGVGQAGKEAEKFAHGVNHAAGQVGKEADKVIQGVHHGVNQAGSEAGRFGQGVHNAAGQAGNGAEKFGQGVHHGVNQAGKEAEKFGHGIHHGVNQAGKEAEKFGQGVHHGVNQAGNEAEKFGQGVHHGVNQAGNEAEKFGHGIHHGVNQAGNEAEKFGQGVHHGVSQAGKEAEKFGHGIHHGVNQAGKEAEKFGQGVHHGVNQAGNEAGRFGQGVHHAAGQAGKEAEKFGQGIHHGVSQAGKEAEKFGQGIHHAGGQVGKEGEKIIQGVHHGVNQAGKEVEKFGQGIHHAAGQTGKEGDKIVQGVHHAVNQAGKEAEKFGHDVNYAAGQAGAEGDKIVQGIHPGVNQAGKEVEHFGQGVHHAVEQAGKEADKVVQGVHDGVNQAGKEAEKFGQGVNHAAGQAGKEAEKLGQGVHHAAGQAGKEVERLQQNVHNGVNQAGKEANQLLNGAHPGVSTGQHGGGATTTATSGASVNKPFINFPALWKSVANIIP from the exons ATGCACCTTGCCAGTTTGGTCAGCTCCTGCTCCCTCCTACTGCTATTGGGGGCCCTTCCTGGATGGGCAGCCAATGATGACCCCATTGAGAAGGTCATTGAAGGAATCAACCGAGGGCTGAGcaatgcagagagagaggtgggcaaGGCCCTGGAAGGCATCAATAATGGAATCACTCACGCTGGAAGGGAAGTGGAGAAAGTTTTTAATGGACTTAGCCACATGGGGAGCCAGGCCGGCAAGGAACTGGACAAAGGCGTCCAGGGGCTCAACAACGGCTTGGACAAGGTAGCCCATGGGATCAACAATGGCGTCGGACAAGCaggaaaggaggcagagaagttTGCCCATGGGGTCAACCACGCTGCTGGACAGGTTGGGAAGGAGGCAGACAAAGTGATCCAGGGGGTCCATCATGGGGTGAACCAGGCGGGAAGTGAAGCAGGGAGGTTTGGCCAAGGGGTCCACAATGCTGCTGGGCAGGCTGGGAATGGGGCAGAGAAGTTTG GTCAGGGGGTCCATCATGGGGTGAACCAggctgggaaggaagcagagaagttTGGCCATGGGATCCATCATGGAGTGAAccaggctgggaaggaggcagagaagtttGGTCAGGGTGTCCATCATGGGGTGAACCAGGCTGGGAACGAGGCAGAGAAGTTTGGTCAGGGTGTCCATCATGGGGTGAACCAGGCTGGGAACGAGGCAGAGAAGTTTGGCCATGGGATCCATCATGGGGTGAATCAGGCTGGGAATGAGGCAGAGAAGTTTGGTCAGGGGGTCCATCATGGGGTGAGccaggctgggaaggaggcagagaagtttGGCCATGGGATCCATCATGGGGTGAAccaggctgggaaggaggcagagaagtttGGTCAGGGGGTCCATCATGGGGTGAACCAGGCGGGAAATGAGGCAGGGAGGTTTGGCCAAGGGGTCCACCATGCTGCTGGGcaggctgggaaggaggcagagaaatttGGTCAGGGGATCCATCATGGGGTTAGccaggctgggaaggaggcagagaagtttGGTCAGGGGATCCACCATGCTGGTGGGCAGgttgggaaagagggagaaaaaataatccaagggGTCCATCATGGGGTTAACCAAGCTGGGAAAGAGGTGGAGAAATTTGGCCAGGGGATCCACCATGCTGCTGGGCAgactgggaaggagggagacaaaatAGTCCAAGGAGTCCACCATGCGGTTAAccaggctgggaaggaggcagagaagtttGGCCATGATGTTAATTACGCTgcagggcaggctggggcagagggagacaaaataGTCCAGGGGATCCATCCTGGGGTCAACCAGGCTGGGAAGGAGGTGGAGCACTTTGGCCAGGGAGTTCACCATGCCGTTGAACAGGCTGGAAAGGAGGCAGACAAGGTGGTCCAAGGGGTCCACGATGGGGTCAACCAGGccgggaaggaggcagagaagtttGGCCAAGGGGTCAACCACGCTGCTGGCCAGGCTGGAAAGGAAGCGGAGAAACTTGGCCAAGGTGTCCACCATGCTGCTGGCCAGGCCGGGAAGGAGGTGGAAAGGTTGCAGCAGAATGTTCATAATGGGGTCAACCAAGCCGGCAAGGAGGCCAACCAGCTGCTGAAT
- the SBSN gene encoding suprabasin isoform X1 produces MHLASLVSSCSLLLLLGALPGWAANDDPIEKVIEGINRGLSNAEREVGKALEGINNGITHAGREVEKVFNGLSHMGSQAGKELDKGVQGLNNGLDKVAHGINNGVGQAGKEAEKFAHGVNHAAGQVGKEADKVIQGVHHGVNQAGSEAGRFGQGVHNAAGQAGNGAEKFGQGVHHGVNQAGNEAEKFGHGIHHGVNQAGNEAEKFGHGIHHGVNQAGNEAEKFGHGIHHGVNQAGKEAEKFGQGVHHGVNQAGKEAEKFGHGIHHGVNQAGKEAEKFGQGVHHGVNQAGNEAEKFGQGVHHGVNQAGNEAEKFGHGIHHGVNQAGNEAEKFGQGVHHGVSQAGKEAEKFGHGIHHGVNQAGKEAEKFGQGVHHGVNQAGNEAGRFGQGVHHAAGQAGKEAEKFGQGIHHGVSQAGKEAEKFGQGIHHAGGQVGKEGEKIIQGVHHGVNQAGKEVEKFGQGIHHAAGQTGKEGDKIVQGVHHAVNQAGKEAEKFGHDVNYAAGQAGAEGDKIVQGIHPGVNQAGKEVEHFGQGVHHAVEQAGKEADKVVQGVHDGVNQAGKEAEKFGQGVNHAAGQAGKEAEKLGQGVHHAAGQAGKEVERLQQNVHNGVNQAGKEANQLLNGAHPGVSTGQHGGGATTTATSGASVNKPFINFPALWKSVANIIP; encoded by the coding sequence ATGCACCTTGCCAGTTTGGTCAGCTCCTGCTCCCTCCTACTGCTATTGGGGGCCCTTCCTGGATGGGCAGCCAATGATGACCCCATTGAGAAGGTCATTGAAGGAATCAACCGAGGGCTGAGcaatgcagagagagaggtgggcaaGGCCCTGGAAGGCATCAATAATGGAATCACTCACGCTGGAAGGGAAGTGGAGAAAGTTTTTAATGGACTTAGCCACATGGGGAGCCAGGCCGGCAAGGAACTGGACAAAGGCGTCCAGGGGCTCAACAACGGCTTGGACAAGGTAGCCCATGGGATCAACAATGGCGTCGGACAAGCaggaaaggaggcagagaagttTGCCCATGGGGTCAACCACGCTGCTGGACAGGTTGGGAAGGAGGCAGACAAAGTGATCCAGGGGGTCCATCATGGGGTGAACCAGGCGGGAAGTGAAGCAGGGAGGTTTGGCCAAGGGGTCCACAATGCTGCTGGGCAGGCTGGGAATGGGGCAGAGAAGTTTGGTCAGGGGGTACATCATGGGGTTAACCAGGCTGGGAACGAGGCAGAGAAGTTTGGCCATGGGATCCATCATGGGGTGAACCAGGCTGGGAATGAGGCAGAGAAGTTTGGCCATGGGATCCACCATGGGGTTAACCAGGCTGGGAACGAGGCAGAGAAGTTTGGCCATGGGATCCATCATGGGGTGAACCAggctgggaaggaagcagagaagttTGGTCAGGGGGTCCATCATGGGGTGAACCAggctgggaaggaagcagagaagttTGGCCATGGGATCCATCATGGAGTGAAccaggctgggaaggaggcagagaagtttGGTCAGGGTGTCCATCATGGGGTGAACCAGGCTGGGAACGAGGCAGAGAAGTTTGGTCAGGGTGTCCATCATGGGGTGAACCAGGCTGGGAACGAGGCAGAGAAGTTTGGCCATGGGATCCATCATGGGGTGAATCAGGCTGGGAATGAGGCAGAGAAGTTTGGTCAGGGGGTCCATCATGGGGTGAGccaggctgggaaggaggcagagaagtttGGCCATGGGATCCATCATGGGGTGAAccaggctgggaaggaggcagagaagtttGGTCAGGGGGTCCATCATGGGGTGAACCAGGCGGGAAATGAGGCAGGGAGGTTTGGCCAAGGGGTCCACCATGCTGCTGGGcaggctgggaaggaggcagagaaatttGGTCAGGGGATCCATCATGGGGTTAGccaggctgggaaggaggcagagaagtttGGTCAGGGGATCCACCATGCTGGTGGGCAGgttgggaaagagggagaaaaaataatccaagggGTCCATCATGGGGTTAACCAAGCTGGGAAAGAGGTGGAGAAATTTGGCCAGGGGATCCACCATGCTGCTGGGCAgactgggaaggagggagacaaaatAGTCCAAGGAGTCCACCATGCGGTTAAccaggctgggaaggaggcagagaagtttGGCCATGATGTTAATTACGCTgcagggcaggctggggcagagggagacaaaataGTCCAGGGGATCCATCCTGGGGTCAACCAGGCTGGGAAGGAGGTGGAGCACTTTGGCCAGGGAGTTCACCATGCCGTTGAACAGGCTGGAAAGGAGGCAGACAAGGTGGTCCAAGGGGTCCACGATGGGGTCAACCAGGccgggaaggaggcagagaagtttGGCCAAGGGGTCAACCACGCTGCTGGCCAGGCTGGAAAGGAAGCGGAGAAACTTGGCCAAGGTGTCCACCATGCTGCTGGCCAGGCCGGGAAGGAGGTGGAAAGGTTGCAGCAGAATGTTCATAATGGGGTCAACCAAGCCGGCAAGGAGGCCAACCAGCTGCTGAAT